A single window of Arvicanthis niloticus isolate mArvNil1 chromosome 20, mArvNil1.pat.X, whole genome shotgun sequence DNA harbors:
- the Ddx21 gene encoding nucleolar RNA helicase 2 — MPGKLRSASKLGSDEAEESMETLPKPREKKTKKEKPKSKTEEATEGMEEAASSKAKAVKKKGPSEDDVDPPKSKKAKKQEEEPQDDTASKSKSSKKKKEPLEKKAASAKTKERKTEEPSEEEAEAPKPKKTKKGKEADGDMGEKSPRLKNGLSHSEPSSNSSEAPGEESSSETEKEVPVEEREGAFSNFPISEETVKLLKARGVNFLFPVQAKTFHHVYSGKDLIAQARTGTGKTFSFAIPLIEKLQGGLQDRKRGRAPQVLVLAPTRELANQVSKDFSDITKKLSVACFYGGTPYGGQIERMRSGIDILVGTPGRIKDHLQNGKLDLTKLKHVVLDEVDQMLDMGFADQVEEILCVAYKKDSEDNPQTLLFSATCPHWVFNVAKKYMKSTYEQVDLIGKKTQKAAITVEHLAIKCHWTERAAVIGDVIRVYSGHQGRTIIFCETKKDAQELSQNTCIKQDAQSLHGDIPQKQREITLKGFRNGNFGVLVATNVAARGLDIPEVDLVVQSCPPKDVESYIHRSGRTGRAGRTGVCICFYQHKEEYQLAQVEQKAGIKFKRIGVPSATEIIKASSKDAIRLLDSVPPTAIGHFKQSAEKLIEEKGAVEALAAALAHISGATSVDQRSLINSQAGFVTMVLRCSIEMPNISYAWKELKEQLGESIDAKVKGMVFLKGKLGVCFDVRTEAVTEIQEKWHDSRRWQLTVATEQPELEGPPEGYRGGRGQRDGSRGAFRGQRGGSRNFRGQGQRGGSRNFRGQRPGGGNNSNRSPNKGQKRSFSKAFGQ, encoded by the exons ATGCCGGGAAAACTCCGCAGTGCGTCCAAGTTGGGGTCGGACGAGGCCGAGGAGAGCATGGAGACGCTGCCGAAGCCAAGAGAGAAG AAAACTAAAAAAGAGAAGCCAAAATCTAAGACCGAAGAAGCAACAGAAGGCATGGAAGAGGCCGCTTCCTCCAAAGCTAAAGCAGTTAAAAAGAAAGGGCCTTCTGAAGATGACGTGGATCCTCCTAAATCCAAGAAGGccaagaagcaggaggaggaaccTCAAGACGACACTGCTTCTAAAAGCAAATCctccaagaagaagaaggagccCCTGGAGAAGAAAGCAGCCTCTGCTaaaaccaaagagagaaaaaCCGAGGAGCCTtctgaagaagaggcagaggctccTAAGCCCAAGAAGacgaagaaagggaaggaagcagaTGGAGACATGGGAGAGAAAAGCCCCAGGCTGAAGAATGGACTCTCCCATTCCGAACCAAGTTCCAACTCCAGTGAAGCTCCTGGGGAAGAAAGTAGTAGTGAGACAGAAAAg GAAGTacctgtggaagagagagaaggagcttTCTCTAATTTCCCCATATCTGAAGAGACTGTCAAGCTTCTCAAAG CTCGTGGGGTGAACTTCCTGTTTCCTGTACAAGCCAAGACGTTCCACcatgtgtacagtgggaaggacttaatTGCCCAGGCACGGACGGGAACCGGgaagacattttcctttgccATTCCTTTGATTGAGAAACTTCAAGGTGGGCTACAAGACAGGAAGAGAGGCCGAGCCCCTCAG GTGCTGGTCCTCGCACCCACAAGAGAGCTAGCAAATCAAGTGAGCAAAGACTTCAGTGACATCACCAAAAAGCTCTCAGTAGCTTGTTTTTATGGTGGCACACCCTACGGTGGTCAAA TTGAACGAATGCGGAGTGGGATTGATATCCTGGTTGGGACCCCAGGTCGTATTAAAGACCACTTGCAGAATGGCAAGCTAGATCTCACCAAACTTAAACATGTTGTCCTGGATGAAGTCGACCAGATGTTGGATATGGGTTTTGCTGATCAAGTGGAAGAAATTTTATGTGTGGCATACAAGAAAG ATTCTGAAGACAACCCCCAAACATTGCTTTTCTCTGCAACTTGCCCTCACTGGGTATTTAATGTTGCTAAGAAATACATGAAATCTACATACGAACAGGTGGACCTGATTGGTAAAAAGACTCAGAAAGCAGCCATAACTGTGGAG CACCTGGCCATTAAGTGTCACTGGACGGAGAGAGCAGCAGTGATCGGGGATGTGATCCGAGTGTACAGTGGTCATCAAGGACGTACGATCATCTTCTGTGAAACAAAGAAGGATGCCCAGGAGCTGTCGCAGAACACGTGCATAAAGCAG GATGCCCAGTCCTTACATGGTGACATTCCACAGAAGCAAAGGGAAATCACCCTGAAAGGTTTCCGAAACGGcaattttggagttttggtgGCAACCAATGTTGCTGCCCGTGGATTAGACATCCCTGAGGTTGACTTGGTTGTTCAgagttgtccaccaaag GATGTGGAGTCTTACATTCATCGTTCCGGGCGGACAGGCAGAGCTGGAAGGACAGGGGTTTGCATCTGCTTCTATCAGCACAAGGAAGAGTACCAGTTAGCTCAAGTGGAGCAGAAAGCG GGAATTAAATTTAAACGGATAGGCGTTCCTTCTgcaacagaaataataaaagccTCCAGCAAAGATGCCATCAG GCTCTTGGATTCTGTGCCTCCCACTGCCATTGGCCATTTTAAGCAGTCAGCTGAGAAGCTGATTGAGGAGAAGGGAGCTGTAGAGGCCCTGGCCGCTGCTCTGGCCCACATCTCAGGGGCCACATCGGTCGACCAGCGCTCCCTGATCAACTCACAAGCG GGCTTTGTGACCATGGTCCTGCGGTGCTCTATTGAGATGCCCAACATTAGTTACGCTTGGAAGGAACTTAAGGAGCAGCTGGGTGAGAGCATCGATGCTAAAGTCAAGGGGATGGTCTTCCTCAAGGGAAAACTG GGAGTTTGTTTTGATGTCCGCACTGAAGCAGTCACAGAAATACAG GAGAAGTGGCATGATTCTAGACGCTGGCAGCTCACCGTGGCCACGGAGCAGCCGGAGCTGGAAGGCCCCCCGGAAGGATATCGAGGCGGCAGGGGTCAGCGGGATGGCAGCCGTGGTGCTTTCAGAGGACAGCGGGGTGGAAGCAGGAACTTCCGGGGACAGGGACAGCGAGGAGGAAGTAGAAACTTCAGAGGACAGCGACCAGGAGGTGGCAACAATAGCAACAGATCCCCAAACAAAGGCCAGAAGCGGAGCTTTAGTAAAGCCTTCGGTCAGTAA